TATACCAGAACTTGGACCCCGGAATTACAGGTCTTCATGGTGATAAAGGGGAAGCTATCGCTAGTGATATAGGTTTCTTATGGAGAGGCAATAAAGCCGGTTTTGGAATAAGCCTACAAAACATAGGAAGCGATGTAAACTATTCTTTTGGAGCAACAGAAAAATTGCCAATTAACATAAAAACAGGCTTCAGTCTAACTCTATTACATGCTCTAAACATTGCAATTGATGCAAATGTGCCACAATTTGGCAAGCCACATTACCATTTGGGTGGTGAACTATGGCTTGGTGATGTATTTGCAATTAGAGGTGGCTATAGATACAGGGACGAAACTCAATTATCTACTAATAATATAAGCGCAGGCTTCGGAATAAGGGCTAAAAATATAGGAATAGACTATGCCTATGCATCCTGTGGAGACTTAGGAATAACACATAGAATTGCGTTGAATTGGATATGGGGCTTTATGCCTAAACCATTTATTAAAACAGGAGATGTTGTTGTTAAAGTGTTTAATGCTGAGACACAGGAGCCACTTCAAGCAATAGTTATAATAAAAGGAGTAATGAGTGATACAGTATTAACTTCTAAAGATAACGGAGAGGTTAGGTTTAAAGACATACCTACAGGCAGACTTAAGGTTACTGCACAAAAAGACTTCTATACATTAAGCGAAGAAACACTCACAGTAGTGGCCGAAAAGACTAAAAGGATAGAGCTTGCTATTAATTATATAGGTCCAAAAGAAAAACTACCTCCAGGAATAACAGGGATATTTGGGAGAGTGACAGGGAGTGAAGCTAATGAGCCATTACTAGCTACTATCCACTATACAGGACAGGTAACTGCTACTACTACCACAGATGCTGATGGCTGGTATGCAGTCACTGATATACCACCAGGAACATATACTGTCTTTATAGAGGCGGATGTGCATAAATACTTTACGCAAACTATACCAGATGTTATTGTTGAGCAAGGTAAAGGGACTTTATTACATTGTATACTTAAAAATGTTAAAACCCTAAGGCTATACTTTGAGAGTGCAAAGTCGTATATTCACCCAGCCGCTTACGAGGAACTGGATACATTAGCCGCCTTTATAAAGCAATACACAGAAAACATATTTGAAATACATGGCCATACTGACTCAAGACCTATCTACACAAAAGAGTTTAAAAATAATTTAGAGCTCTCTTATGCACGTGCTAATGCAGTAAGAGATTACATTATGAGAAAACACGGTGTATCCGGGGATAGGCTCACCGTAAAGGGATTTGGGGCTACAAAACCAATTGCAAATAATAAGACACAACAGGGAATGGCACTCAACAGAAGAATAGAAATTATAATGAAATTGCCACAAGAATAAACCCGTTTAAATTCAAATTCAAACAATGCTTTGTTAAAATTTTGATGCTTTTACTTTCTTGTTCCTTATTTAGACTTATTTTAAGCATAGGACATCACGAAAATAAAAGAAGGACACGAAGTCTTTTAAAAATACCAATTTTTATGCTTAAATCCTTTTCGTGCTTTCATTCTTTCATGTTTTTGTGATAATTTTTAACAAAATACTTTCCAAAATCCAAATATAAAAATTGGCGGCGGAGGGACTCGAACCCACGACGCGAGGATTATGATTCCCCTGCTCTAACCAACTGAGCTACGCCGCCAGAAGGAATAACACAAAATGTTCGTTTTATATTCTACTATTATCTTTTATCTTTAACCCAAATAAAATTAAGTCCGTATAGGCTTAGCCAGGGCTCATATAGGACATTAAGTGGCTTGCTAAAAATATTACCTAATCCACCTGTGATTACAAACTTGAGGTTGCACCTCTTTTTGTTAAAATTTTTCTTAATTCCATTCAATAACCCATTAATTCTACTTATCTCACCCCAGTATGCACCTGCTTTAATACACTCTTTAGTAGACTTACAAAGGATAGCTGTCGCCACTTTTGGTACAGAAATAATAGGAAGTAGTGCTGTATGTTGATGCAATGATTGAAGCCCTAATTTAACACCGGGTAAGATAATCCCACCAACATATTCACCTTTTGCTGATAAAACATCAATAGTTGTTGCACTCCCAAAATCAACTACACAA
This bacterium DNA region includes the following protein-coding sequences:
- a CDS encoding PorV/PorQ family protein, with product MQILLGISFFTLPIYGQFDKTTTGGATFSILEIDLGPRMAAMSGAFCAISDDITAIWCNPAGLGQLSWNEVNLCHQEWASGFRDEYGGIGVKTAGGIVATSFLYSGASGIEGYTEVNQPLEEFRTYESMLNIAYGMRIKEKLYFGLSMKGLYQNLDPGITGLHGDKGEAIASDIGFLWRGNKAGFGISLQNIGSDVNYSFGATEKLPINIKTGFSLTLLHALNIAIDANVPQFGKPHYHLGGELWLGDVFAIRGGYRYRDETQLSTNNISAGFGIRAKNIGIDYAYASCGDLGITHRIALNWIWGFMPKPFIKTGDVVVKVFNAETQEPLQAIVIIKGVMSDTVLTSKDNGEVRFKDIPTGRLKVTAQKDFYTLSEETLTVVAEKTKRIELAINYIGPKEKLPPGITGIFGRVTGSEANEPLLATIHYTGQVTATTTTDADGWYAVTDIPPGTYTVFIEADVHKYFTQTIPDVIVEQGKGTLLHCILKNVKTLRLYFESAKSYIHPAAYEELDTLAAFIKQYTENIFEIHGHTDSRPIYTKEFKNNLELSYARANAVRDYIMRKHGVSGDRLTVKGFGATKPIANNKTQQGMALNRRIEIIMKLPQE
- a CDS encoding type III pantothenate kinase codes for the protein MVLAIGIGNSTTCIGLFEGRKLINPQRIANNKLAGIKEWLPNKKLEAVIISSVIPEKDEVFTRVIYGFYKIAPIFINAKYLNGAYAGMGADRIANLIGGSKLFGLPICVVDFGSATTIDVLSAKGEYVGGIILPGVKLGLQSLHQHTALLPIISVPKVATAILCKSTKECIKAGAYWGEISRINGLLNGIKKNFNKKRCNLKFVITGGLGNIFSKPLNVLYEPWLSLYGLNFIWVKDKR